Proteins from a single region of Stutzerimonas stutzeri:
- a CDS encoding L,D-transpeptidase family protein, producing MFKKCAFRLAVWVCLVPASVLAETPQALPTSIETALKTLPQSCPSMLPGLEPDALQRLSSFYDTLQYQTVWNTYGMLDSLLQQFAQLADDGLDPAHYRPERIREQLYQASATPLHRECSDILTSHNYLEALHHLARGRLRQADVEPIWRSPEAPERDDAQLLLQIAVQGLADLPAAFDRARPAHALYRDLRAAYAELRQAAKPAWRPLPAGPTLRAGMSDPRVPLLRELLLAGAGSTPVMDLRYDDELIEAVKGFQLQHGLEDDGVVGAGTLAALNVSPANRLDQLRINLERLRWITRDLEPQSLLVDIAGARLIYFRDSCPFWQTRTQVGRAERQTPPLKSRITRLTLNPTWTVPPTILQQDKLPLIRQDLNYLARHQMRVIDAQGNSLDPHQVDWDNPRGIMLRQDAGPANPLGQIAIRFANPFSVYLHDTPSKPLFNRAARALSSGCVRVEAALQLADLLLAESERETVATLLQTGKTHEYRLTRPTPILIAYWTADADDNGQPRYRPDIYKRDAALLRALDTAR from the coding sequence TTGTTCAAAAAATGTGCATTCCGTCTTGCCGTCTGGGTCTGCCTGGTACCGGCCAGTGTTCTCGCAGAAACGCCCCAAGCCCTGCCGACGTCGATCGAAACCGCGTTGAAAACCCTGCCGCAGAGCTGCCCATCAATGCTGCCCGGACTAGAGCCGGATGCGCTGCAACGGCTGTCGAGCTTCTACGACACGCTGCAATACCAGACCGTATGGAACACTTACGGGATGCTGGACAGTCTGCTGCAACAGTTCGCACAACTGGCCGATGACGGCTTGGATCCTGCCCATTACCGGCCCGAACGGATACGCGAGCAGCTTTACCAAGCCTCAGCTACCCCGCTGCATCGCGAGTGCAGCGACATACTGACCAGCCACAACTATCTCGAAGCGCTTCACCATCTGGCCCGCGGGCGCCTGCGACAGGCCGACGTAGAGCCGATCTGGCGCAGCCCGGAGGCGCCCGAACGCGATGATGCTCAACTGCTGCTGCAGATCGCCGTGCAAGGTCTCGCCGATCTGCCGGCGGCGTTCGACCGCGCGCGACCGGCCCATGCGCTCTACCGCGATCTGCGCGCCGCCTACGCCGAGTTGCGTCAGGCAGCCAAGCCTGCATGGCGCCCGCTGCCAGCCGGTCCGACGCTGCGGGCTGGAATGAGCGACCCGCGCGTGCCTCTGCTGCGAGAGCTCCTGCTGGCCGGTGCCGGCAGCACGCCCGTGATGGACCTGCGCTACGACGACGAACTGATCGAGGCGGTGAAGGGCTTCCAGTTGCAGCACGGTCTGGAAGACGACGGCGTCGTTGGCGCAGGGACCCTGGCCGCGCTTAACGTCAGCCCGGCCAACCGCCTCGATCAACTGCGCATCAATCTCGAGCGCCTGCGCTGGATCACTCGTGACCTCGAGCCGCAGTCACTGCTGGTGGATATTGCCGGTGCACGGCTGATCTACTTTCGCGACAGCTGCCCATTCTGGCAGACGCGCACTCAGGTCGGCCGTGCAGAGCGCCAGACTCCGCCACTGAAATCGCGGATCACCCGGTTGACGCTCAACCCTACCTGGACCGTGCCCCCGACCATCCTGCAGCAGGACAAGCTGCCACTGATCCGCCAGGACCTCAACTACCTGGCCCGTCACCAGATGCGCGTGATCGACGCTCAGGGCAATAGCCTCGATCCGCATCAGGTCGACTGGGACAACCCCCGCGGCATCATGCTGCGTCAGGACGCCGGTCCGGCCAACCCGCTCGGGCAGATCGCAATTCGCTTCGCCAACCCCTTCTCGGTTTATCTGCACGACACACCGAGCAAGCCCCTGTTCAACCGTGCCGCGCGGGCTCTCAGCTCGGGCTGCGTTCGGGTCGAGGCAGCGCTGCAGCTGGCCGACCTGCTGCTTGCGGAAAGTGAGCGGGAAACCGTCGCAACGCTTTTGCAGACCGGCAAAACCCATGAATATCGCCTCACACGCCCCACGCCGATCCTGATCGCCTACTGGACAGCGGACGCCGACGACAACGGCCAGCCGCGTTACCGCCCAGACATCTACAAGCGTGACGCCGCGCTGCTCAGAGCGCTAGACACGGCCCGCTAG